The Longimicrobium sp. genome includes the window GCGCTGGCGCACCCCGCCAGCAGCACGGCGGCCGCCCCGGTCCAGGCTCGTCTCATCACCTTCTCCCTCGCGTCGGGAGGTATCGAGGAAGGGCGGCGGACATCAGCCGCCCACCGACAGCGCCACGTGGTTCCCGATCGCCTTCTCCAGCTCGCCCGTCGACGTGCAGGCCACCGGCGGGCTCGACGGGCCCTGCGCGCGGGCCGCGGCCTGCGCCGTGGTCTCCAGCCGGCTCCCCGTCCCCTGCGCCGCCACCGAGCTGATCACCGAGATCTGCAGCCGGTACGAGTCGCTGACCGACGCGCCCATCGCCGAGTTGCCGCAGTTGAAGTAGGTCGACAGCGGCTTGCCGTTCAGCCGCCGGCTGATCTGCAGGTTGCGGTTGCCCAGCGACCAGCTGGCCGGGTCGCGCATGGCCACCTCGATCCCCAGCGCGGCATACGCCGAGTCGAGCACCGCGTACACCACCTCGCGCCCCGCCGCCAGCGTGCTGACCACCGGCGCGTTCGCGTCGATCGAGCTGACCGAGTAGTTCACGCTTCCCACCTGCGAGCCGTTGCTCACCGGCACCGTGATCAGCGTGGTGTTCTTCTGCGGCGCCTGGCTGGTGCCGCCGGTCGCGGTGGCGCAGGCGGCAAGGGTCAGCAGGACCATCACTGCGGGCAAAGCTCGGTTCATCACATCCATTCTCCGGGTTGGGTGGCGGCGCCGTCACGGGGTGGGCACGTCCGCGCCGCCGCACGGTCATGCGGTGAAAAGATCGTCGCCTTCAGCCCCGTCCCGCAATGCCGCGCGACGAAGTGCGGGTGCCGGCGGAGAGAGGCGCGGGCGGGCCCATCCGTTAAGACACCCCGGCGCGCCCGCCACCCCGCCGCGGGTGTCAGAAGATGGCAGGCAAAAGCGTCCTACCCACATGGAGCAGCGCGGGCCGCGCGGGCACTCTTGCGGCTTGGAAGATGCAGCTTCATCCATACGCATGCCGGGGAGCAGCCCCGCACGCTCCTCCGCGCCTCCACCCCGGCTCCACGCCGTGCGGGCCCCGACCCGCGCGCACCCGCACTTCGGCCCGGAGGTCGCCATGACCCGACGCCCCGTCCGCATCACCACCCTTTCGCTGGCGGTGCTCCTGGCCGCGGCGTGCGCCACCTCGCGCCCTTCGAACACGGGCGCCACGCACGAGCCCGCGCACAGCTCGGCGCGCTACCTGAGCGCCGAGGCCATCAAGGAGTCGGGCGCGCGCAACGCGTGGGAGGTGCTGCGCCGCCTGGGCGGCGTGCGGCTGGAAGAGGGGTACGGCGGCAACCCCGAGCGCATCCGCCCCACGCGCGGCAACATGACCATCCTGCTCGACGACTCGCCCATCGTGCTCCTCGACGGCGCGCGCCTGCTGGACTACGACGTCCTCCGCGCGCTCCCGGCGCGGCAGATCGCCTCGATCGAGTTCCTGAACGGGCTGGAGGGCACGCTCAAGCACGGCTCCGGGGCCGGCGGCGGCGCCATCGTCATCCTCACCCGCACCGACGTCGACCACACCAACTGAGCGGCGCGGCGGCACACGCAGCGCGGGGCCGGCGGAGCGAACCCTCTCCGCCGGCCCCGCTGTTTCGTCCCGATTTCGGGCGATCCTTATTTCACACGGAGGAAGCGGAGGGAACGGAGGAACTCAGGTCAGTCCTCCGCTCCCTCCGTTTCCTCCGTGTGATTCATGCTTTGGACATCCTGGGAATGCACGATCAACACGTGGAATCGGGGATGATACCCAGTCCGGGTGAAGCATTGGTGCGTCTGACCGGATCTCGTGCTGACGCGATGATAGATCCTTCGGCCTGCAAACGCTTGCGTAGACGCTGATTGCGGTCTGGCCGGCCTCAGGATGACGTCAGCGCGGGATCGGTCCGGTGCATTAAGCAGATTCCCGGACTTCGTATGAGACCGTCTCGTCCTCCCTCTCGACGCGAACCGACGACGGGGATTCGCGCCGCAGGCCGACGCCGCCGCATCTCCGCGTCTCCGCGTCTCCGCGTGAGGCCAGGAAAGCCGACGCCGCACGACAGCATGCAGAGCCGACGGGATGCGTAAAACGCCGAAGGGGCAGGCACCGGAAACCGGTGCCTGCCCCTTCGACGTCATGCCTCCGCCGCGCTTACGCGTTGCGGTTGATGCAGCCCGTGAAGTTGGGGTTGTTCCCCTCGTCCACGTAGATCGGCAGGTTCACGTCGTCACCGTAGTTGCCGCCACGGAAGTACGCACCCGTGGGGAACACGCCGTCCTCCGTGCGCCCGTAGTAGCGGATCAGGCGCCGCAGGTCGCCCAGGCGGTGCGAGGTCAGCCACAGCCAGTACTCACGCTCCTTGAAGAACTGGTTCACCCGGCCGGCAGCGGTGCCCGGGTCGGCCAGAGCCGCAAGGCCCACGCTGGCGCGCAGCGTGTTCAGGGCCGTGAGGTAGGTGTTGCTGGCGCCGCCGTTCAGCGCGGCCTCGGCCTCGATCAGCCGGGCCTCGATGCCGTTGGCCAGCGGCACGTCCGAATCACGCGACGGATACTTCAGCTGCGAGTAGAACGGATCCGGGATGCTCGGGTCGAAGCCCGGGCGCGTGTTGTTGTTCGGGATGCGCGGATCGTGGATGGCGCCGTCCGTCTCGCCCTCCGTGATGAACGGCAGCCCGTTCCCGCCCTCCAGGTTCGCCACGCCGTAACGGCCCGAGTCGATGGTGTAGTTGTACACCCCGTTCTCCTGGCGCGTCGTGTTGGACGAGTGGAAGACCAGGTAGCTGAACGTCGTGGGCACCGCGGCCACCGTGGCCGCCGCCGCCGCGCGGTCGTTCAGGTTCAGCTGCGCGCGAGCCTTGCCCACCAGCGCCAGGCGCTGCTCGATCGAAGCCGCCGGCGCGATGGCAAGCGCCGAGTCGAAGCGCTCGATCGCGGTGGTCAGGATCTGCTGCGTGGTCTGCGGCGTGCCGAAGATCGGCGCCCCGCCGCCCACCGGGAAGCTGCTGAACGCAACCCCCGAGCAGTAGTTCTCGGCGAAGAAGATGTACGTGTAGCCGGCCAGCGCGAACAGCTCCGCGCGGCGGCGGTCGGTCGCCTTCCCCGAGCTCGCGAACAGCTCCACGCCGGTCTCGGCCGAGCGGCGCGCGCGGTGCAGGTTGCGCTCCACGTCGTCGAGCTGGCCGTTGGACGTGGTCCCGTTGGCCCCGGCCGTCACGATGGCGCGCTGGTCGATCTCCACGCGCGTGTCGAACGTGTCGTGGCTGCGGAACTCGTCGGTCAGCAGCCCCGAGAGCAGGATCTGGCTCTCGTTGCTGCCGCCGCCGCCCGTGCTGCCGGTGCCGCTGTAGGCCAGCGCGAAGTCGCCCACGGCGCCCGCGTACACCACCGGCGACGCGGTCGAGTCCTGCACCGAGCCCGGCGTGGCCACGTCCGGGTCGTCAACCTCCAGCAGCTTGTCCACCGAGCAGGCGCCCAGCGGGAGCAGAAGCCCCAGCGCGGCCACCCGCAGCGGGAAGGGCCGCTTGCGGCCCCTCCCCAGGTTGGTGTCGGTATGCCTCATCTCGTGAATACTCCTTGGGAGATTAGAAGCCCAGGTCGATACGGGCCGTCCAGTAGCGGACCGGCGGCTGCCCCAGGAAGTCGAACGTGCTGAAGTTCGACTGGCCACCGCTGTTCAGCTCCGGATCCAGGCCGGTGTAGTCGGTCCAGGTCTTCAGGTTCCGGCCCGACAGCGTCAGGCTGAGGTTGCCCAGCCCGAAGCGCGAGTACATCGACCGGGGCGCCATCAGCGTGACCGAGACCTCGCGCAGCTTGGTGAAGCTGGCGTCCTCGATGTAGCCGGTGTACACGCCGTAGGCCGCGTCGGCCACCGCGCGGGCCTGGTCGGCCAGCGGAGCGGACGGGTCGTTGATGGCCTGGCAGTTCAGGAACACGCCGCAGCGGAACTCCTCGGTGCTGTTGAACAGCTTGTAGCCGCCCTTGTGGTCCACCAGGGCCGACACGCGCAGCACGTCGAAGAAGGTCAGCGTGGTGTTCAGGCTCGACTCGCGGGTCGGGAACGGCGTCCCCTGGAACACCGGCTCGTCCTCGGGCACCACCTCGTCCACCCCGATGATGCCGTCGTTGTTGGCGTCGGAGAAGGAGTAGGGGATGCCGAAGTACGCGCCGAGCGGGAAGCCCTCCTCGTGGCGCTGCGAGTCGCCGCCGATGCCGAAGATGATCGGGTCCACGCCCTCGCCCAGCTCGATCAGCCGGTTGCGGTTGGTCGAGTAGGTGATGGTGGCGTCCCAGCGCAGCGGACGCGTCTCGAGCAGGTGCGCGTTGACCAGCGCCTCCCACCCCTTGTTCGACACGCGGCCCAGGTTCACGGTCTGCGTCTGGCTGCTGCCCAGCGACGAAGCCAGGCGGCGGCTGACCAGCGCGTCACGCGACACCTTGTCGTAGTGCGTCACCTCGAAGCCCACGCGGTCGTTGAAGAAGCCCGCGTCGAACCCGAGCTCCACCTCGCGCGACCGCTCCGGCCGCAGGTCCGCGTTGCCGGCGCCGCCCACCGTGATGGCCGGCACGCTGGCCTCGGTGGCGCCGCTGCGGATGGTGCCCGTCACCGGGCTGAAGAACGCCTTGGCGGTGCGGAAGCCGGGGGTCAGCCCCGACTGCCCGTACGCCGCGCGCAGGCGCAGCGTGCTCAGCACGTTGGTCTGCGGGAACCACGGCTCCTCGGCCACCACCCACGACGCCGAGAGCGAGGGGTAGTAGATGAAGCCCAGGTCCTGGCCGAACGCGCTGTTGCGGTCGCCGCGGATCGAGCCCGTCAGGTACAGCTTGTCGCGCCAGGCGAACTGCTGCGACGCCAGCAGACCCACCGTCTTCACGTCGGAGTTGCTCTCGCCGATCGAGAAGCGCTCGGAGATGGCGTTCAGCGAGTTGGTGCCCGCCAGCAGGTTGTAGCCGCCGGCGTTCCAGGCGCTGCCCACGTCGCGGTAGAACGAGAAGCCGGCCGTGGTGGTCGACGCCAGCGAGGGCGCCAGGTCGAAGGTGGCCGTACCGCTGGCGTTCGCCGTGAAGTTGCGGATGAGCGCCGGCAGCACGAAGCGGTACCCGATCACGTAGTCCGCCACGCCGTTGGCCGGCTGGAAGACGTTCGGCGCCAGGTCCTGGAACTCGGTGCGGTTCAGCACGTCCATCCCCGCCACGCCGTTGAACGTCAGCCACGACAGCGGCGAGAAGCGCGCGTTCAGCGAGCCCGTGAAGCGCTCCACGCGCTGCGAGTTGTCGAACGCGTAGCGCAGGTCCTTCGGATACGAGAAGTAGCCGCCGCGGAGGTCGGTCGGGGTGCAGACCGCGCAGGCCTGGCCCAGGATGCCGCCGCCGATGAAGCCCTCCACCGCGTTGTCGTTGTACGGCAGCTGGGCGTGATTGCTCACGTAGCCGGTCCGCAGCGACAGGTTGAGCTTGCGGCTCACCTGGGCGGTCAGGTTGCCGCGCAGGTTGACCTGCTTCAGCTCGTTGTTCTGGTAGATGCCGTTCTCGCGCTGGCTCTCGCCCGACACGAAGTACTGGATGTCCTGCGTGCCGCCGCCCACCGACAGGCCGACCGTGCGCTGGCTGCCGTCACGGAAGGGCGAGTTGTCCTCGAGCGGGTTGTACGACTGCAGCTCGCCGGTCACGCACAGCCCCAGGTCGGCCTGGAAGGGCCGGCAGTTGCCGGTGTTGGCCGCGTTGCGCATGCGGTAGTTGGCCGGGTACGCGTTCGGCTCGGTGATCGAGCCGAGCTCGCTCCAGGCGTTCCACCGGGTGCGGCCGGCGCGGCCGCGCTTGGTGGTGATCTGGATCACGCCGTTGGCGGCCGCGGTGCCGTACAGCGCCGACGCGGCGGGCCCCTTCAGCACCTCGATGTTCTCGATCTCCTCGGGGTTCAGGTCGTTGAGCCGCGAGAAGTCCTGCCCGGCCAGGTCGATCTGCGACGACGACGTGTTGTTGTTCACGCGCACGCCGTCGATGAAGATGATCGGGTCGTTCGAGAGCGAGATCGAGTTGTTGCCGCGGATGCGGATGCGGGCGCCGGTGCCCGTGGTCCCCGAGCTCTGCAGCACGGCCACGCCGGCGGCGCGGCCCTGGATCAGCTGGGTCACGTTGGTCACGGCGGCCATGTTCACGCTGTCGGCGCGAAGGGTGGACACCGAGTTGCCCAGCTCACGGGTGCGCTGCTCGTTCCCCGTGGCCGTGGCCACCAGGCCGCCCAGCTGGATGGCCGAGGTCGAGAGCGTGAGGTCGGCCGTGGCGGTGCCGCCGGCGGCCACGGTGGCGCTCACGGTCCGCGTCGAGAAGCCCAGACGCGAAGCCGTGACCTGGTGCGTGCCCGCAGGCACGCCGGGAATGCGGTACTGCCCGTTCTCGTTCGTCACACCGCGCAGCGATGTGCCCATCACGGTCACCGTCGCGCTTGCGATCGGCTGCGCATTCTGCGCATTGGTCACGCGGCCGGTGATCGTACCGGTCTGCGCGGCCGCGATGGTGGGTACGACTGCCGCCGCGAGGGCGGCCACCAACAACCGGAGCCTTTTCATGGTCTCTCCTCAGCACGGTCGAAGTTCCACTGCCTTCCGGCGGCTGTCGCGCCGGAAAGCCGGGTCGGACACAAGGTAGGCACCTCCTGCAGATGTGGACCGGCAATGGCCCGGAGCGGGGTCGTCCCCGCTCCGGGAGGGAACAGATGTTCAGGTCGCTGCGGATCGGGCCGCCGTGCCAACGAACCCCGAAACGGGCAGCGAACCAAGGTAATCGAACGCTAACAGTTTTGGCAACATGCGTTTACGCGACAAACCGGCGGCTCCCCGCTTTTGTTCGAACGAGCGTTCGTCCCGGCGCGCTCCTGCGTGGATCAGCCGCGGAGGTCGGCGCTGCGGTGCGGGTGCTCACGGCTAACGGAGTTATAACGAACGAGACGGCCGAGTTGCGACACGGTGGCAGGATCATGGCGGAAATGCAAGTATTCCGCGAGCCGCAACTTCCGCGCCGGTGCTACCGCACGGGTAGCACGGCGTGGAGT containing:
- a CDS encoding Plug domain-containing protein, whose translation is MTRRPVRITTLSLAVLLAAACATSRPSNTGATHEPAHSSARYLSAEAIKESGARNAWEVLRRLGGVRLEEGYGGNPERIRPTRGNMTILLDDSPIVLLDGARLLDYDVLRALPARQIASIEFLNGLEGTLKHGSGAGGGAIVILTRTDVDHTN
- a CDS encoding SusC/RagA family TonB-linked outer membrane protein is translated as MKRLRLLVAALAAAVVPTIAAAQTGTITGRVTNAQNAQPIASATVTVMGTSLRGVTNENGQYRIPGVPAGTHQVTASRLGFSTRTVSATVAAGGTATADLTLSTSAIQLGGLVATATGNEQRTRELGNSVSTLRADSVNMAAVTNVTQLIQGRAAGVAVLQSSGTTGTGARIRIRGNNSISLSNDPIIFIDGVRVNNNTSSSQIDLAGQDFSRLNDLNPEEIENIEVLKGPAASALYGTAAANGVIQITTKRGRAGRTRWNAWSELGSITEPNAYPANYRMRNAANTGNCRPFQADLGLCVTGELQSYNPLEDNSPFRDGSQRTVGLSVGGGTQDIQYFVSGESQRENGIYQNNELKQVNLRGNLTAQVSRKLNLSLRTGYVSNHAQLPYNDNAVEGFIGGGILGQACAVCTPTDLRGGYFSYPKDLRYAFDNSQRVERFTGSLNARFSPLSWLTFNGVAGMDVLNRTEFQDLAPNVFQPANGVADYVIGYRFVLPALIRNFTANASGTATFDLAPSLASTTTAGFSFYRDVGSAWNAGGYNLLAGTNSLNAISERFSIGESNSDVKTVGLLASQQFAWRDKLYLTGSIRGDRNSAFGQDLGFIYYPSLSASWVVAEEPWFPQTNVLSTLRLRAAYGQSGLTPGFRTAKAFFSPVTGTIRSGATEASVPAITVGGAGNADLRPERSREVELGFDAGFFNDRVGFEVTHYDKVSRDALVSRRLASSLGSSQTQTVNLGRVSNKGWEALVNAHLLETRPLRWDATITYSTNRNRLIELGEGVDPIIFGIGGDSQRHEEGFPLGAYFGIPYSFSDANNDGIIGVDEVVPEDEPVFQGTPFPTRESSLNTTLTFFDVLRVSALVDHKGGYKLFNSTEEFRCGVFLNCQAINDPSAPLADQARAVADAAYGVYTGYIEDASFTKLREVSVTLMAPRSMYSRFGLGNLSLTLSGRNLKTWTDYTGLDPELNSGGQSNFSTFDFLGQPPVRYWTARIDLGF